The Stigmatella aurantiaca DW4/3-1 genome contains the following window.
GAGCTGGCCAAGTCCCTGGCCTATGCGCTGGTCTTTCTCGCCGCCGTGGAGGTGTGCCGCTCGCAGCGCTCGCGGCGGCGGTTGCTGGCCACCCTGGCCTTCACGGGCGCAGGGGTGGCGCTCGTGGGGCTGGGGCACGCGATGCTCGGCCTCGACCTGCTGTTCGGCGTCCGCACCTATGCGCACGTGCAGCCTCCTTTGGTGACGCCCTTCGGCAACCCGAACCACCTCGCCGGATTCCTGGGATTGTCCGCCACGGTGGCGCTTGGGTTGGCGCTCACCCAGGAGCGGCTGAAGCGGGTGGCCTTCTTCGCCTCGGCGGTGCTCTCTGGGGTGGGGGTGCTCCTGTCGCTGTCACGCGCGGGCATCTTCTTCTTCCTCGTGGGTCAGGTCCTCGTGGCGCTGGGGGTGTTGCGCCAGCGTCGGCCGGGTTCGGGGCGGCGCCCTTCGCGGTCCGCCTGGGGAGGGGGCCTCGCGGTGCTGCTCGTGCTCTGTGCCTCGCTGGGGGCGGGCGGCTACGTGGCCTGGGAGAAGCTGGTGGCGGAGGCGTCCACCGCGCGCAGCGTGGAGACGCTGCGGCGGGGCAAAGTGGAGCTGTGGCCGATGATGGCTGAGGCCGCCTGGGCCTTCCCCGTGCTGGGCATGGGCCGGGGGGCTTTCGAGGCGGCCTTCCCGCGCTACCAGTCCGAGCCCAACCCGAACACCCTCACGCACCCGGAGAATGCGGTGTTGCAGCTCGCGGCGGAGTTCGGCGTGCCCGGACTGGTGCTGCTCGCGGTGATGGGGTGGGGCTTCGCGCGCCTGCTCTTTCGCAGGCGGTTGGAGCGCGTGGAACTGGCGGTGCTCGCGGGGGTGTTCGCGCTCGGGTTGCACAACCTCTTCGACTTCAGCCTGGAGCTGCCCGCTTGTGCCGTGGCCGCGCTGGTGGCGCTCGCCACCGTGGTCCGGCCGGAAGCGGGGGAGCGCCCGGAGGGCGCGGTTTCTCCCGCGCGCTGGAGCCTGTCGCCCCGATGGGCGGTGGCGGGGGCCGTGGGGTTTGGCCTCCTGGGTTTCGGGGCGCTCGTGCCCGGTCGACACACGCTCGCGGCGTCGGAGGCGGAGCTGACGGCGCTCATCGCATCCCGGGCGCCGCTCGAGGAGGTGCGGGCCCGCGGGCTGAGCCTCATCGGCCGGCACCCCGCGGATTACCTGCTCTATGGGCTCGTCGGGACGGCATACACGGAGGCGGGGGACGCGCGGGCGGGCGAGGCGCTCGCCTTCATCAACCGCGCCCTTTATTTGAAGCCCGTGGACGCGGGCGCACACCGGGTGGCCGCCCGGGCGTTGCTGGTGCTGGGCCATCGCCAGCAGGCCTTCCTGGAGTATCGCCTGGCCCGGGAAGCCGGGGATTCGGAGGCGCTGAGCCACGAGGCCCTGCGGCAGGTGCGGACGGTAGAGGAACTCCAGACGCTCACCCCGGAGAAGGGAGCGCTGGCCTGGGAGCTGGCCGCGGCGCTGGTGGCTCAGCCTGCTCCCATGGAGCGGACGCTGGCCTGGTTTGCCTGGGCCCGCGAGCACTTCGCCACGGTGCCGGGCTCGGAGAGCCTCTGGATGGACGAGGTGCGCTTGCGCCTGGGGCGTGGCGAACTGCGAGAGGCGGAGGGGCTCTGCGACGAACTCGAACAGCGGGTTCCGGACAAGCTCGAGTACCAGGTGCTCCGCGCGGAGCTGCTTCGGGCGCAAGGGCAGGGCCTGGAGTCGATCCAGCGTTTGGAGCGGCTCGTGCCGCGCTATCCGGAGGACGTGGGGTTGGCATTCACGCTGGCCAGCCAGCTCCTCGAGGCGGGGCTGACCCGCAGGGCCCGCGAGGTGCTGGGGCGGGCGACTCCCTTTGTCATGGACTCTTCCCAGCGGGCGCGGCTGCTGACGCTGGAGGGGGCCTGCTTCGAGCGGGAGGGCTTGTTGTCTCGCGCCCTGGAGCGGTACCAGACGGTGACGTGGCTCATCCCCAGTGCGGAGGCCCACTTCACGGTGGCCCGGCTTCAGGAAGCCATGGGCCGTTATGGCGATGCGGCCCGGTCCGTGCGCGAAGGGGGGCAGCGGTTGCCTGTCGAGGCTCGAAAACAATGGGAGCCCTGGGTGGCGCGGCTGGAGGATCGGCAGCGGCAGCTCATGGAAGATCGGCGGCAGGAGTTGTTGAGCAATCCGCACGAGCAGGAGGCGGAGCACCTGCTTCGGACAGCAGAGGAGCCGCCGTAGCCCGCGTCCTGACTCGGCCTTGTCGAAGAGACTGTTTCGGTGAATGGCTTCGCCAGTTCCTCCCCTGAGAAGCGACTGGGTGTGCTTGGCGCAACGCCACATGAGCAGTGCTTTCTTCAGCACTACCGCACAGTAATCTGTGCTCCATGATTGCAGCACAAAGCGCGCCAGCGCGGCGCCACCTGCCCGTCCTTCTCGCGATATTCTCGATGAGTTGTGCCACCACTGCCGGGGGTTGTATGGACAGTGAGACGTGCTGCATCGAAACCCACCCTGGCAATCCCGCTGCGTGCGGCCTCACCGAAGCCGAAGCTGCTGCCATTCTAGGCGCTGCTGCCGGAGTGGGAGTCGCCACAACCGAGTGGGACGATTCTCACAATGCACACTTGCCCGATTGGAAACGGCGATGCATTCGGAACTATGGAGACTGCAAGGAGGGACGTTTCATGGGCCCCTGCTACGATTGCCTGCGCCGTTGCGAAGGACAGCACGATTGGCCCCTGGACATGTGCCGTCCGGCAAAGCAGAGGCATTGAGCAATGGATGACCAACCTGACTGGGGGCCGTTCCGATCACTCTCACGCAGGATTCTGCAAGAAAAGGTCCCCCTGACACTCACAGAGGACGTGCGCGCTCTGCTCCTGCGCACTGCGCGGGAGGTTGCCATCCCAGACGCGGAAGCCACTTTGAGTACGGAGGCTGGAGCATTGGCATTGATCAGTGAGGCCGAGCGTCGCATCTCTGACGGCTCCAACAGGCTCACGGATGCACTGCATAGGATGTGGCGCCTCCAAGAGTCCGGTGACTTCGATGGTGCGCGACAGGAAATGAGCGAAGTGCTCGCTGTCGAGGTCGTGCCCTACTACCGGATGCTTGCTCAGGAGCAGCTTGATCGCTGAGTGAGCGGAAGCTCCCCGGTTCACTGCTGGAAGTCGTAGACGCTGCCAAGCTTGAGGAGGCGGGTCAGCACGTCGAGCGCCGTCATCGTCTCCCGGGCGAGCGCCGGATCCTTCAGGTCCTCCGGGTACAGCGTCTCGCGGTAGTGCTTCGTCACCCAATCTGCCAGGGCATCGTGCAGGTCCGGAGTGTAGAAGACGTTGGCTTTCACCGCGGCGCGCTCGGCGTCGGTGAGGCAGATGCGCTGACGCAGGCACGCGGGGCCGCCGCCGTTGTTCATGGACTGGCGCAGGTCCAAGTAGTGGACCTGCTTCACCGGGTTGCGCTCGGCCACCACGCGCTCCAAGAAGCGCCGGGCCGTCTCCGTCTCCTGGCTCTCCACCGGGGCGATGATGGCCATGGAACCGTCCGGCAGGGTGAGCACTTGGGAGTTGAAGGGGTACGCCTTCACGGCGTCCTTCGAGGGCAACTCCGCCTCCGTGGCGAGGATGGAGGTGAAATCTTCCCCCAGCTTCTCCCGGAGGGTGCTCAGCAGCCCGGTGGGGTCCACGAAGGCCCGCTCGTGGAGCATGAGGAA
Protein-coding sequences here:
- a CDS encoding O-antigen ligase family protein, whose translation is MPWPLVGFAAVAAVLASVGARRQGRKLHVPLLALPFVAGAGLCLVQLVPLPPGWLAWVSPEAAALREFALVPLGFPAAGPVSLDPPATWRELAKSLAYALVFLAAVEVCRSQRSRRRLLATLAFTGAGVALVGLGHAMLGLDLLFGVRTYAHVQPPLVTPFGNPNHLAGFLGLSATVALGLALTQERLKRVAFFASAVLSGVGVLLSLSRAGIFFFLVGQVLVALGVLRQRRPGSGRRPSRSAWGGGLAVLLVLCASLGAGGYVAWEKLVAEASTARSVETLRRGKVELWPMMAEAAWAFPVLGMGRGAFEAAFPRYQSEPNPNTLTHPENAVLQLAAEFGVPGLVLLAVMGWGFARLLFRRRLERVELAVLAGVFALGLHNLFDFSLELPACAVAALVALATVVRPEAGERPEGAVSPARWSLSPRWAVAGAVGFGLLGFGALVPGRHTLAASEAELTALIASRAPLEEVRARGLSLIGRHPADYLLYGLVGTAYTEAGDARAGEALAFINRALYLKPVDAGAHRVAARALLVLGHRQQAFLEYRLAREAGDSEALSHEALRQVRTVEELQTLTPEKGALAWELAAALVAQPAPMERTLAWFAWAREHFATVPGSESLWMDEVRLRLGRGELREAEGLCDELEQRVPDKLEYQVLRAELLRAQGQGLESIQRLERLVPRYPEDVGLAFTLASQLLEAGLTRRAREVLGRATPFVMDSSQRARLLTLEGACFEREGLLSRALERYQTVTWLIPSAEAHFTVARLQEAMGRYGDAARSVREGGQRLPVEARKQWEPWVARLEDRQRQLMEDRRQELLSNPHEQEAEHLLRTAEEPP
- a CDS encoding DUSAM domain-containing protein, whose product is MDDQPDWGPFRSLSRRILQEKVPLTLTEDVRALLLRTAREVAIPDAEATLSTEAGALALISEAERRISDGSNRLTDALHRMWRLQESGDFDGARQEMSEVLAVEVVPYYRMLAQEQLDR